The bacterium DNA segment GTTTGTCAGTGACAAATGGATTCAGAGCCATGGCCTGATGGCCGTTCCGATGGTCAATGTGGGGAACCTGTCCGATATCCGGACGGTGGATGCCGTGACCCCGGATGACCGTGAAGCCGGGCGCATGGCGGCACGGGTGTTTGTGGATGGCGGCCTCCGGCACTTTGGCTTTGCGGGGGTGTCCGGTATTTTCCATTCCCGGCTCCGGTCCGAGGGCTTTTGCGAAATCATTGAGGCGGCGGGGGGGCTGGTATCGAGCGCGCCCATGGTGGGGGCGGGCGGGGCGGCGTCGGCCTGGCGGGGCTGGCTGGAGTCGCTCAAGCGCCCCGCAGGGGTACATTGCGCCACTGACTATCATGCCAGATTGGTGGTGGCCGCCTGCCGTGAGCTGGGGCGGTTGGTACCCGATGAGGTGGCGGTCATCGGGACAGGGAATGTCCTCATGCAGGGCTTGTTTGCAGGAATCGGGTTATCGTCCATTGAACTGTCGGGCAGGGCCGTGGGCCGGGAGGCGGCACGTCAATTGGAGGCCCGGATAAAAGGGCAGGTAACCGGTCCTCCGGTCCGGCGCTGGATTGCGCCGGTGAGGATGTGGCATCGTGAGTCGTCTGCCAGTTGTCTGGGGGGCGATCCCGTGGTGGCCCGGGCCCAGGCGTATATCCGGCCCCGACTGGCCGAGCCCTTGAATGTGGCGGGCGTCGCACGGGGGATTGGCGTATCCCGTCGTTTATTGGAAATGCGGTTCAAGTCGGCCTTGAAGCGGAGCCCTTACCAGGAGCTGCTCCGGTTGCGGATGGAGCAGGCCGCTTATCTGTTAGCGAACACGCCCATGAAGGTCTATGAGGTGGGGATGGCCTGCGGCTTCCCCGAGCCCCATCATTTCAGCGCCGTCTTCAAACGCGTTCATGGCCGCTCCCCGCGTGGCTAGGTAGAACGGAGATTGAAAGTCACCGGAATGGATTATGAACGGTGACTGACCCGATCTTGCGACCGTGCTGAAGATCCTCACTAATCAGCCACGAACACTTGGCTTCGACGGCGGCGGTAACGATCAGTGAGTCATACCAGGCGTAGCCGGTTTCCTCACGGATCAGCAAGGCGCGATCAAAACTCGGCATGGTGGGGAAATGCTGGCACAGTGGGCGCATCACACCGTTCAGGTACTCGCGTGCTTCGGTTACGCCCATGGGACTTTCAAACTTCTTAAGGGCCACGTTCATAAACTCCTGGACGACTTGAGCGCCGGTCATGCCGCGTTGCGTCAATAGCGCCTGTCTGACCCACTCGCGGGCTACCCGTTGTTTGTCCTGGTCCGCCCGATCAAATGTATAGACGAACACATTCGTGTCGAGGAAGAACAGTCCCTTCACGTTAGCGGCGTTCATGCATTTGCTCCCGTGAGAACTTGCGGCCGGCAGAGACGTGGTCGAGCCGCTTCATCATGGCGTCATATGTGTCGCTGGCGGTGGATTGAGACACATATTGGTCGAGCCACTGCCGGAAAATGTCGTTGAGTGTGCGATGTTCCGCTCCCGCCCGCCGCCGTGCCTGCTGCAAGAGTCCTTCATCAGCTGAAAGGGTTATATTCTTCATGTTGATAGTGTGCACAGTTCTCGTGCGCACGTCAATACGAGTTTGGGCATTGAATCGTCCGGATTACCGCCTAGGGTCCCGCACCCGACGGATGGCGGCCAGAATGACCAGATACTGGAAGGCGATCAGACTGCCGAAGATGAAGCTGGCAAGGATCAGGTTCTGGGGGAGAATCCGGTTGATCAGCGGGTGAAGCAGAAACGCGTTCATCCACCAGCCTGAACAGAATGACTCCGGCAAGCCGGCGTATCTCAACAGACTGGGTATAATCGCAGTGAACCCCAGTCCCCAGGCGGCCAGAATCCACCATTTGACGGCGTCATATATCCGGGTCCGGGTCTGCCATGCCTGTTTGAGCCGCGGGGCCAGAAGCACCATGCCTGCGGTCATGCCTGCGGCGAAATGGAGGGCGGCGTGGGCCATCAGGGGCTCTCCTGCTTCTTGAGTTCGCGTAGGGCGGCCAGCATCACGGCCATTCCCAGCACGAAAACGCCCGCCGAATACCAGGAAGAGTCCGTCTCAATCTGATCAATCGTGTAGTGCCAGAAAAAAATATTGATCCGCGGGTCCATGGCGAGCTTCATGTAGAGTGAATGCCAGCCAATCAGCCGCGGGAGATCCGGCACGGAAGCCCAGATCCCGCAGGCGACCATCGCGACCGGCGTGAGGATGAGCATGGCGAAACTGGCCCGGCCGCGCCGGATCAAATACCAGACGAGGGCAAAGGCAAAAGGGAATGACGCGCCCAGCAGTCCGTGGTTCATGGGGTGGGACTCCTCAGGGTAGCGGGCGGGGCCATCCAGGATCGCAGCGCCTGCGCCCGTTGAAACGCCTCGGCGGCCTTCAGATGATCGTTCAGGCTGAGCCGGACTTCACCCACCTCGTACCAAAGGCGGTAGTTCTGGGGATCCAGGCTGGCCGCTTGGGTAATAAACGATTCTGCTTTGCGGCAGAGGGGGCCATTTCCCGTTACCGCGCCTTCTTTCATCATGGCGCGTCCCAGATAGAGCCAGGTCGCGGAGGTGGGCGCCCAGATCAGGGCCCGCTGCAGTTCGCGTTTTTTGGCTTTATAGAGAAAATTCGGGTCATCCATCGTGCGGATGCCGGTGGGATAAAACCAGGCGATGATGACCGTTCCCAGAATGGCCATCATCGCCGGGGATAGGGCCAGCCAGCGGGTGGAGCGGTTCCCGACTGGTGGCGGAGTGAGTAACAGCCCCGCCAGGGCACCCATGACCAGCGCGTAGAGCGGGAGGTGTGCCGGAAAATCAAAGAGGCAATGGATGGCCGTGACCGACAGTGCGCCGGCGACTGCGGTTACGATAACGGACGGGAGTGGCTCAGGGGCCTGTTTGATTCTCTCTCGCATGGCCCATAGCAAGGTCAGGGCCAGGATGACTCCGGCCAGTCCGCATTCGGCGATCAGCTGGATGTATTCATTTTCGGCATGGATCAGCCGGGCCCCGACGCTGGTCTGCCGGTATTGAGGGTAAACCATGCGCAGGGCGTTGGCACCGGCCCCGATCAGGGGATAATGGGGCCAGACCCTGAGGGATTCCCGCCATTCATTCATCCGGCTGTCGACGCTGGCCAGTTGCCCCGGATGGTGAATCCCGTCCAGTCGCTCCCGGATGGCTGGACTTTGCGTGATCACTCCGCCACTGCCCGCGGCGATCAAGCCTAGCAGGAGGAGGCCCCAGAGCAACCGGTGTCGGAAGGCGATCAGCAGACTGGTTGCCACGAGGCCGCCTAGCATGGCCAGCATGGCCCCACGGGAGAGAGACAGGAAGACCACTCCCGCCATGAGACTGGTGAGGGCCAGATGAAGGAGGGCGGTGAACCAGCGCCGGGTGGTGATGGAATGGGCGGCCAACGCCAGGGCGACCGGACACAGCATGGCGACAAAGCCGGCGAAATGATTGCGATTCAGGAAGCAACCGACCGGTGCGGTGGGGGCATGGGGGACCGGGAGAAACCACCAGAGGGTGTCGCCCTGGGGAATGATCCATTGTCCGACATACCCGGCGATCCCCACTCCTGTGCCCAGTAACGCCAGGAACCCCAGGAACAGGGTCTTCCTTTTGGCGGGCAAGGCGGCTGTGAGCAGGCCCGCGCAAAGGGCGCCCGCCAGCAGGAGGAAAAAGCGGAGTGTACCCGCCCGGTTCCGGCTCAAACTGAACCAGGGCTCTTCCATGAGGGCGGGTGCCCCGCACTGGGCCGCCTCATGGATGGCGGTCACCACCGCCTGATTTTGCTGGTGCCGCCCCGGACCGGCCAGTGAGTCCAAGGCCGGCGGAAGGGGGAGGGCGGTGAGCAGGATGAAGAGCAGAATGAGGGCGGCTATGATTTCAACCTGAGGGAGCGGCGGGTGTCCATCCGGCCCGGGGCTCGGACGGGTTTTTCGGAGGATGACGAGGCAGGCGGTGACGCTGGTGAAAATCGCGACCAGGATGAGGGTGGCTGGGAACAGGCCACCCCCGCTGAGGGTCAGGAAGAGC contains these protein-coding regions:
- a CDS encoding substrate-binding domain-containing protein; the encoded protein is MNEVVKGVAVLFDTDLDYATAVYQGVQEHIVAATGWPVLPLAPGSEAALSALLAAGRLCGIIGPFVSDKWIQSHGLMAVPMVNVGNLSDIRTVDAVTPDDREAGRMAARVFVDGGLRHFGFAGVSGIFHSRLRSEGFCEIIEAAGGLVSSAPMVGAGGAASAWRGWLESLKRPAGVHCATDYHARLVVAACRELGRLVPDEVAVIGTGNVLMQGLFAGIGLSSIELSGRAVGREAARQLEARIKGQVTGPPVRRWIAPVRMWHRESSASCLGGDPVVARAQAYIRPRLAEPLNVAGVARGIGVSRRLLEMRFKSALKRSPYQELLRLRMEQAAYLLANTPMKVYEVGMACGFPEPHHFSAVFKRVHGRSPRG
- a CDS encoding O-antigen ligase family protein; the protein is MMATVIIFTLVLSLLFLTLSGGGLFPATLILVAIFTSVTACLVILRKTRPSPGPDGHPPLPQVEIIAALILLFILLTALPLPPALDSLAGPGRHQQNQAVVTAIHEAAQCGAPALMEEPWFSLSRNRAGTLRFFLLLAGALCAGLLTAALPAKRKTLFLGFLALLGTGVGIAGYVGQWIIPQGDTLWWFLPVPHAPTAPVGCFLNRNHFAGFVAMLCPVALALAAHSITTRRWFTALLHLALTSLMAGVVFLSLSRGAMLAMLGGLVATSLLIAFRHRLLWGLLLLGLIAAGSGGVITQSPAIRERLDGIHHPGQLASVDSRMNEWRESLRVWPHYPLIGAGANALRMVYPQYRQTSVGARLIHAENEYIQLIAECGLAGVILALTLLWAMRERIKQAPEPLPSVIVTAVAGALSVTAIHCLFDFPAHLPLYALVMGALAGLLLTPPPVGNRSTRWLALSPAMMAILGTVIIAWFYPTGIRTMDDPNFLYKAKKRELQRALIWAPTSATWLYLGRAMMKEGAVTGNGPLCRKAESFITQAASLDPQNYRLWYEVGEVRLSLNDHLKAAEAFQRAQALRSWMAPPATLRSPTP
- a CDS encoding PIN domain-containing protein, which encodes MNAANVKGLFFLDTNVFVYTFDRADQDKQRVAREWVRQALLTQRGMTGAQVVQEFMNVALKKFESPMGVTEAREYLNGVMRPLCQHFPTMPSFDRALLIREETGYAWYDSLIVTAAVEAKCSWLISEDLQHGRKIGSVTVHNPFR